A genomic stretch from Lysobacter ciconiae includes:
- a CDS encoding DUF885 domain-containing protein produces MKPLSLTLLPALLAAHLALAGAPAVAATADTAAAASTAAVTSAADKRFQTIYEREWTWRQEQTGGGSDEDGDSGSAPGRLPSVDAASQAARLAYWDDVLAELDTIDPSALSAENRINLAIYRPQVENLAAQVRFRSYEMPFNSDSSFWSNLGFMTRRPMHTADDYRRYIQRLADVPRHFDQQITNMRAGLERGFTVPRAVLDGRDVSIAAVADLTDPEKSTFYDPLRKLPASIPAEEQAKLRAAAREAIGQQVIPAYRTLLTFFHDEYVPGARTTLGASEMPGGDAFYRQQIREYTTLDLTPAQIHRIGLDEVERIQGEMDAIIQQVGFKGSFAEFLQFLRTDEQFYARTPEELLWRAAWIAKRIDAQLGNFIGTLPRGRFTIVPVPEDIAPYWTSGRGGNGTYWVNTYDLPSRALYNLPALTLHEAAPGHAMQGALAAEQDALPDFRRKTYISAFGEGWGLYVEKLGEEMGIYETPYEHFGRLTYEMWRAARLVIDTGLHAQGWTRDQALAYLRDRTALSEHEVTTEVDRYISWPGQALSYKLGELAIVRLRGEAERELGGNFDIKAFHDMVLALGSVPLPVLESQVRAFIAESKAAADAKG; encoded by the coding sequence GTGAAGCCACTCTCCCTGACCCTGTTGCCCGCGCTGCTCGCCGCGCATCTTGCCCTGGCCGGCGCACCCGCGGTCGCCGCCACGGCCGATACCGCCGCTGCCGCCAGTACCGCTGCCGTGACGTCGGCCGCCGACAAGCGCTTCCAGACCATCTACGAGCGCGAGTGGACCTGGCGCCAGGAGCAGACCGGCGGTGGCTCCGACGAGGATGGCGACAGCGGGTCCGCGCCCGGCCGTCTGCCGTCTGTCGACGCGGCGAGCCAGGCGGCTCGCTTGGCATACTGGGACGACGTGCTCGCCGAACTGGACACGATCGACCCGTCCGCGCTGTCGGCGGAGAACCGGATCAACCTGGCGATTTACCGGCCGCAGGTGGAGAACCTCGCCGCCCAGGTCCGCTTCCGCAGCTACGAGATGCCGTTCAACTCGGACTCCTCGTTCTGGTCCAACCTGGGCTTCATGACCCGACGGCCGATGCACACGGCCGACGACTACCGCCGCTACATCCAGCGCCTGGCCGATGTCCCGCGCCACTTCGACCAGCAGATCACCAACATGCGCGCCGGTCTGGAGCGCGGCTTCACCGTGCCGCGGGCGGTACTGGACGGGCGCGATGTGTCGATCGCCGCGGTCGCCGATCTCACCGACCCGGAGAAGTCGACGTTCTACGACCCGCTGCGCAAACTGCCCGCTTCCATTCCGGCCGAGGAGCAGGCCAAGCTCCGCGCAGCGGCCCGGGAAGCCATCGGCCAGCAGGTGATCCCCGCCTACCGGACCCTGCTGACGTTCTTCCACGACGAGTACGTGCCCGGCGCGCGCACCACGCTGGGCGCGTCGGAGATGCCCGGCGGCGATGCGTTCTATCGCCAGCAGATCCGCGAATACACCACCCTGGACCTCACTCCCGCGCAGATCCACCGGATCGGCCTGGACGAGGTGGAACGCATCCAGGGCGAGATGGACGCGATCATCCAGCAGGTCGGCTTCAAGGGCAGCTTTGCCGAGTTCCTGCAGTTCCTGCGCACCGACGAGCAGTTCTACGCCAGGACCCCGGAGGAGCTTCTGTGGCGGGCGGCCTGGATCGCCAAGCGCATCGACGCGCAGCTCGGCAACTTCATCGGCACGCTGCCGCGCGGGCGCTTCACCATCGTTCCGGTGCCCGAGGATATCGCGCCGTACTGGACCAGCGGCCGCGGCGGCAACGGCACCTACTGGGTCAACACCTACGACCTGCCTTCGCGCGCGTTGTACAACCTGCCCGCGCTGACCCTGCACGAGGCCGCGCCCGGCCACGCGATGCAGGGCGCGCTGGCGGCCGAGCAGGACGCGCTGCCCGACTTCCGCCGCAAGACCTACATCTCGGCCTTCGGTGAGGGCTGGGGCCTGTACGTGGAGAAGCTCGGCGAGGAAATGGGCATCTACGAGACGCCCTACGAGCACTTCGGCCGGTTGACCTACGAGATGTGGCGGGCCGCGCGGCTGGTGATCGATACCGGGCTGCATGCGCAGGGATGGACGCGCGACCAGGCGTTGGCCTATCTGCGGGATCGCACGGCCTTGAGCGAGCACGAGGTCACCACCGAGGTGGACCGGTACATTTCCTGGCCGGGCCAGGCGCTGAGCTACAAGCTGGGCGAGTTGGCGATCGTGCGTCTGCGCGGCGAGGCGGAGCGGGAGTTGGGCGGGAATTTCGACATCAAGGCGTTTCACGACATGGTGCTGGCGCTGGGTTCGGTGCCGCTGCCGGTGCTGGAGAGCCAGGTGCGGGCATTCATCGCGGAGTCGAAGGCGGCGGCTGACGCGAAGGGCTGA
- a CDS encoding ParB/RepB/Spo0J family partition protein has translation MSAAKGDTASPPATRAAAKKRGLGRGLEALLGPKADVPELEATSSDTLRHLPVDSLAPGKYQPRKHWDDEKLDELAESIRAQGVIQPIVVRESREHGGKTWEIIAGERRWRASQRAGLTEIPVVVRSVDDRTVIAMALIENIQREDLNPLEEASALQRLIDEFDLTHAQAAGAVGRSRAAVSNLLRLLELPPAIRALVEARRLEMGHARALLTLAPDLASKLASDAAEHGWSVREVEHRAQQFALGRVPVGKRARPVKARPQADIVSLERELSESLNTRVNVLHGRGGKGKLVIHYSDLDSLDGVLEKLRPPQS, from the coding sequence ATGAGTGCTGCAAAGGGTGACACCGCCAGCCCGCCGGCCACCAGGGCGGCCGCCAAGAAGCGTGGGCTGGGCCGCGGCCTGGAAGCGCTGCTGGGCCCCAAGGCGGATGTCCCCGAGCTGGAGGCCACCAGCAGCGACACCCTGCGCCACCTGCCGGTGGATTCGCTGGCCCCGGGCAAGTACCAGCCGCGCAAGCACTGGGATGACGAGAAGCTCGACGAGCTGGCCGAGTCGATCCGCGCGCAGGGCGTTATCCAGCCCATTGTCGTGCGTGAATCGCGCGAGCACGGCGGCAAGACTTGGGAAATCATCGCCGGCGAGCGCCGCTGGCGTGCCTCCCAGCGCGCCGGTCTGACCGAGATCCCGGTGGTCGTGCGGTCCGTGGACGACCGCACCGTCATCGCGATGGCGCTGATCGAGAACATCCAGCGCGAAGACCTCAACCCGCTCGAAGAGGCCTCCGCGCTGCAGCGCCTGATCGACGAGTTCGACCTCACCCACGCCCAGGCAGCGGGCGCGGTCGGGCGTTCCCGGGCGGCCGTGTCCAACCTGTTGCGCCTGCTGGAACTGCCCCCGGCGATCCGTGCGCTGGTGGAGGCGCGCCGGCTGGAGATGGGCCATGCACGCGCGCTGCTGACCCTGGCGCCCGACCTGGCCAGCAAGCTGGCGAGCGATGCCGCCGAGCACGGCTGGTCGGTGCGCGAGGTCGAACACCGCGCGCAGCAGTTCGCGCTGGGCCGGGTTCCGGTCGGCAAACGCGCGCGACCGGTGAAAGCCCGCCCGCAGGCCGACATCGTCAGCCTGGAGCGCGAGCTGTCAGAGTCGCTGAACACCCGCGTCAACGTCCTCCACGGGCGCGGCGGCAAGGGCAAGCTGGTGATCCACTACAGCGACCTGGACTCGCTGGACGGGGTGCTGGAGAAGCTGCGCCCGCCGCAGTCGTGA